The Mytilus edulis chromosome 4, xbMytEdul2.2, whole genome shotgun sequence nucleotide sequence GAATAAAATTGTAATTGACAGTAATATTTGAACAGTTATTGAATACTGGAACTGGCATAGCTTTCTGGTTATTACTAACAGCATTAACTGAGTTTGACTTTTTTGGTATACATCTTGGAACTTCAAGGGATTTCAATAAATCATCCATACCATCATCATCAGCTGCCATTTCTGGAATGATATCATTAATGAGGTTTTGAGTTTGGGAGTCAGACAATGGCTGTTAATTGAAAGAGCCAAATGAGGTAGTTGATATCGCCTCAGTTTCAACGGTCACACTATTTTGTGAAAGAACCAAATAATCAATATTTGAAGACAAAGTGGCTGGTTTTGTAACTTTTGATGTTTTACAGAGTGTTTTTTCACTTAATGTGTCTGACataatttttttggtttttttttcacacgTTTTACCACTATATGTCTTTAAAGATGCCTCTGATTTATGACTAGTGACACTCATAATGTATCTACTGGGAATTTGTTCTTCATCCAAAATGTGGACAGGTGTAGCCCTGCATGAATGGTTGGTATACTCTCTTGACAGATTGGCTGCCTTGCTTATCTCGTTCATATAAATGCCCAGTTTGTTGTGTCCAAGGGGAATATTGTCATAATGTATCCTATCTTTAGTTGTTAACTTTGGCTGTTGAAAAAGTTTATTACATTTTGGATTCAGACGGCGTATATATTTTACAAACGACCTTACTGGACATTGGTCACTACctgaaaagacaaataaataaaaagaatattgtCTATATTGAGAAACAGATATGAGATATGCAAATAATATAATGAAACAGAAAGAAATGATATATATAGGACATGAGAGAAAAGACAAGATTGTTTAGTTTTTTCAAAAGTTGTTATTGTTTGGGTCTTTTTTCTTAATCTTTTTTCCATATTAATTATCTTCAGCTTCTCGTGtgcaaatatcattaaaaatatcttttttctaATATAATAAATATAGGAGAAATGGCGAATTGTGAACCTGCACTTACaagatttttttctattcaattgGAAGGATAAACCAAAACTTCCCATCCCGACTAAGACGAGAAGAGTAGGTTCACCCAAAATTAGTGTTTCCACCTGAATTTATTGACAGCATTTATTATCTTAAAGACTTGAATAATTTCCTGATATATACAAATCTTAAAAACTTTTGGATGTCATCAGATAATGCCCGCCTCATAATCATATTAATTTTgacattaatatttattttaccttTGATTTCGTACATCCTACCATCGGATGACTTTTCACTATCTGTCTGATGATTTTTGGTTAGTTCATCAtgggttttataaatattaagtGTACATTCTGGATCTGGTTGTACTGCAAAGTCCTGTCTTGACAAGGTTGCCAGGTTCTCCCTGCCTCTACGTCCGAAATGAATCATTATTACCACAAATACCTGAAATTAAAGAATATTGTATGTACCTCAATATTAATAAAATGCATGTGATACAACATTAAATTGTAATTTGCAAATtgttatataaaacatttcacaAGAAAATTACCGGTTACAGGTCaatttgattaattttaatttttaccgGTCCATTTagttaatttcaaatgttaaattCACCTGTTCATACTTttgtaacaaatattttacaaattttaaatgaaaatgtaactTTTCAAGTACTCGCGAGAAATCACTAGGAGAAATAGTCGTCGTACGAGGAATATATGTAAAGTACAACTACAAGAGAGACAAGTAGTGTCAATTATTGACCTTAGGACATGTAGGATCAGGATCAGGCAGATATCTCTTTTTCATTATTGTTATATTAGCTTGTACTGGAGCATTTTTGGACTTTCCAAATCTCGACAGAAAAACATGTACATCTTTTTCATATCAGCATCAGCAATTGCTGGATAGTGCTCCACAGCTGCCAGACCAAGTCTTTTTAACTCCTTTGTCATACATTGATATGCTTTTTTGGACTTCTTGAAATTGTCACCTTTGAGAATGTCAATATCCCTTGTTTTAGATAAGTGCCGTTGCAAGCCTTGGCGATAAGACTGCATGGTCGTCTTTTTATACATCTCCCCATTTTTGTTGTGCATTTCCATGTAAAATTTGGATAACACGTCGTCCAACTGTGCATCATCGTAAGACTCAAAAACGAGGGGAAGGCTTTTCTCTGTTAGCTATTCCCGGAAACCATTAATAGCTGTGTTTGTTTGacttttaggttttttttaatcaacgtTTTCCAACAGATTTTCCCTGTCTTCATCCTCGAGGGATGCGAATCTTCGTTTCGTGGCCATTTATCGTTAACGTCTGCTTATTCAAGTTGTTGTGATTGTACCGGAAGTTATACAGAAAAGCATTTGATTGGATGTTGAGAATACCTCATTAAGTATATTGTTTTTCAGATTTCTataattagatttttaaaaataaccgtgcaatatgctttttgctatccgccgtttttctatctaccttcgaaaatatagtttaacatgtgactatccctaaacgaatcaaatggttaaaatatacgaattaataatattaaaaaatatcacGACAAACAGCGTCATCATATGAAAAAGGGGAATTATGTGGAATACACCATTCTCTATTTAACTTTATTAAAGTTAATTAAAGTAAGTATACTATAGTTCAAAATAGAGCCCCAGAGAACTCTTAAGACGCATATTATTAATTGTGTTTAACCCTTAATTATTGACAGTGTATATTTACACAGCAGAAAGAGGATAAATCAATGGGATATCAGAAAAGATAACATGCAGTTTTGATAGTTTCAGGAAAATGAGGAACACATCACAATTAAATCTATAAATTCAAGACACTGCAAGATATACATAAgagtaaatattaaacaaaaaacgaTTATTAAGATAGAGATGTATAGAACAAGCATGCACTCACCATAATATAGTATGCGACTGCATTATCTgtcaattaattgtttaaattttatcgTTTCTTAAATGTGCATATAATACATCTCACTGAACGTTTTGCAACATCTTTGATTTCAGCTGCCACAGCATAGAATGGgtgttaattttttatatatcataatgttttatatatttaaacaaatttagaCTCACCAATACCATCATGAGTTAATTCTTTCATATAAACTATGCCTTCTTAAACGTcaaactattttaa carries:
- the LOC139518452 gene encoding uncharacterized protein, which produces MIHFGRRGRENLATLSRQDFAVQPDPECTLNIYKTHDELTKNHQTDSEKSSDGRMYEIKGSDQCPVRSFVKYIRRLNPKCNKLFQQPKLTTKDRIHYDNIPLGHNKLGIYMNEISKAANLSREYTNHSCRATPVHILDEEQIPSRYIMSVTSHKSEASLKTYSGKTCEKKTKKIMSDTLSEKTLCKTSKVTKPATLSSNIDYLVLSQNSVTVETEAISTTSFGSFN